The Henckelia pumila isolate YLH828 chromosome 2, ASM3356847v2, whole genome shotgun sequence genome includes a window with the following:
- the LOC140880255 gene encoding histidine kinase 4 isoform X2, producing MEFGARHFLGSCMHEFSFVGYGVATLFCYEETFAAYTARTAFERPLLSGVAYAQRVMNTEREDFERRHGWTIRTMENEPSPVRDEYAPVIFSQETVSYIESLDMMSGEEDRENILRARATGKAVLTSPFRLLNSHHLGVVLTFPVYNSKLPWNPTVKERVESTAGYLGGAFDVESLVENLLGQLAGNQAIVVNVYDITNSSDPLIMYEHHSQDGDMHLKHISRLDFGDPFRKHEMICRYLQKAPTSRIALATAFFLFIIGFLVGYMIYGAGLHIVRVEDDFNKMQELKVRAEAADVAKSQFLATVSHEIRTPMNGILGMLALLLDTELSSTQRDYAQTAQACGDSLITLINEVLDRAKIEAGKLELEAVPFDVRLILDDVLSLFSEKCRQKGIELAVFVSEEVPEIVVGDPGRFRQVITNLVGNSVKFTEQGHIFVRVHLAEQSKYARDVKADTFFNGESECMGQARGRHFDTLSGYQAADDRSSWESYKHLKDEFQYDPSSNMMNDNAHQKVSLIVFVEDTGIGIPEQAQKRVFNPFMQADSSTSRNYGGTGIGLSISKCLVELMGGQMDFTSRLNVGSTFSFTVELQRREKSGVLDPKISLSDDLPTSFKGLRAVVVDGNPVRVAVTRYHLKRLGIRAEVVGSIRTAVTVSGTYGPLVSKNEKLPDMLLVEKDYWISSEEDGFSLLSNWRHNGYSRKFPAMILLATNMTIAESDKAKVAGFADTVIMKPLRASMVAACLQQVLGMGLKIHHGRDVSYCSGGLRSLLCGKKILVVDDNVVNRRVAAGALKKFGADVQCAESGQEALKWLQIPHKFDACFMDIQMPEMDGFEATRLIREMESKANMHMNGGCTMEGKTEWHMPILAMTADVIHATLDKCLKCGMDGYVSKPFQEKTLYQSVANFFESKPASESPFS from the exons ATGGAATTTGGCGCCCGACATTTTCTTGGCTCTTGTATGCAT GAGTTTTCTTTTGTTGGATATGGTGTGGCTACTCTATTCTGCTATGAG GAAACTTTTGCTGCATACACAGCAAGAACTGCCTTTGAGAGGCCTTTGTTGAGTGGGGTTGCTTATGCCCAGAGGGTTATGAATACTGAGAGAGAAGACTTTGAAAGGCGACATGGGTGGACTATAAGAACAATGGAGAATGAGCCTTCGCCAGTTCGAGATGAATATGCACCTGTTATATTCTCGCAAGAAACTGTATCCTACATTGAATCACTTGATATGATGTCTGGGGAG GAGGACCGTGAAAACATACTGAGGGCACGGGCGACGGGCAAAGCAGTTCTTACTAGTCCATTCAGGTTGCTGAATTCTCATCATCTCGGGGTTGTTTTGACATTCCCAGTTTACAACTCCAAGCTTCCCTGGAATCCGACTGTCAAAGAACGTGTTGAATCAACTGCAGG TTACCTTGGTGGGGCCTTTGATGTCGAATCCCTAGTTGAAAATCTACTCGGGCAACTTGCTGGGAACCAGGCTATTGTGGTTAATGTATATGATATCACCAACTCTTCTGATCCTCTGATCATGTATGAACACCATTCGCAGGACGGCGATATGCACCTTAAGCACATCAGCAGACTTGACTTTGGGGATCCATTTCGTAAACATGAGATGATATGTCG GTATCTTCAGAAAGCTCCCACGTCGCGTATTGCACTTGCAACAgcattttttctttttattattggATTTCTTGTTGGATACATGATATATGGTGCAGGACTTCACATTGTTAGAGTCGAAGACGATTTCAATAAAATGCAAGAATTGAAAGTTCGAGCCGAAGCTGCTGATGTTGCCAAATCTCAG TTTCTCGCCACTGTTTCTCATGAGATAAGAACCCCAATGAATGGGATCCTTG GAATGCTTGCACTGCTGCTGGATACTGAACTTAGTTCAACTCAAAGGGACTATGCACAAACAGCTCAAGCATGTGGGGATTcattaattaccttgattaatgaAGTGCTTGACCGTGCAAAGATTGAAGCTGGCAAGCTAGAACTTGAGGCAGTCCCATTTGACGTGAGGTTGATTCTAGATGATGTTTTATCCTTATTTTCAGAGAAGTGTCGGCAGAAGGGTATTGAG TTGGCAGTATTTGTTTCAGAAGAAGTTCCTGAAATAGTTGTGGGAGATCCAGGAAGATTCAGGCAGGTGATCACCAATCTCGTGGGAAACTCTGTAAAA TTCACCGAGCAAGGGCATATATTTGTTAGAGTACATTTAGCTGAACAATCCAAATATGCAAGGGATGTGAAGGCCGACACCTTCTTTAATGGAGAGTCTGAATGTATGGGTCAAGCTCGTGGTCGACATTTTGACACCTTGAGTGGCTATCAAGCTGCTGATGATCGAAGCAGTTGGGAATCATATAAGCATTTAAAAGACGAGTTCCAGTATGATCCCTCCAGTAACATGATGAATGATAATGCGCATCAGAAAGTTTCTTTAATCGTTTTTGTTGAAGATACGGGGATTGGTATCCCTGAACAAGCACAAAAAAGAGTTTTCAATCCTTTCATGCAGGCAGACAGTTCAACTTCTCGAAATTATGGGGGAACAGGTATTGGATTGAGCATCAGTAAGTGCCTTGTTGAGTTGATGGGCGGTCAGATGGACTTCACTAGCCGTCTCAATGTTGGAAGCACGTTTTCGTTCACAGTTGAGTTACAAAGACGTGAGAAAAGTGGAGTTCTTGATCCAAAGATATCCCTTTCCGATGATTTACCCACTTCATTTAAAGGGTTGAGAGCTGTTGTCGTTGATGGGAACCCAGTAAGAGTTGCTGTCACACGGTACCACCTCAAGAGACTTGGAATTCGGGCTGAAGTTGTGGGTAGCATCAGGACGGCTGTTACTGTATCTGGCACATACGGTCCTCTTGTTTCTAA AAATGAAAAGCTTCCAGATATGCTTCTAGTTGAAAAAGATTATTGGATTTCAAGTGAAGAAGATGGCTTTTCATTGTTATCAAACTGGAGACACAATGGTTACTCGCGTAAGTTTCCAGCTATGATCCTTCTTGCAACCAACATGACAATTGCGGAGTCTGATAAAGCCAAGGTGGCTGGCTTTGCCGATACTGTGATCATGAAACCACTCAGAGCAAGTATGGTCGCGGCATGCCTCCAACAGGTACTGGGAATGGGCCTGAAAATTCATCATGGAAGAGATGTCTCCTACTGCTCTGGTGGCCTTCGTAGCTTGTTGTGTGGCAAGAAGATACTGGTGGTCGACGATAATGTTGTGAACCGGAGAGTTGCTGCCGGTGCGCTCAAAAAATTCGGGGCCGACGTGCAGTGTGCTGAGAGTGGCCAAGAGGCTCTTAAATGGCTTCAGATACCACATAAGTTTGATGCCTGCTTCATGGATATTCAGATGCCTGAAATGGACGG GTTCGAGGCTACCCGTCTTATTCGAGAGATGGAGAGCAAAGCAAATATGCATATGAATGGAGGATGCACGATGGAAGGAAAAACAGAGTGGCACATGCCAATACTGGCCATGACAGCTGATGTTATTCACGCGACTTTAGACAAATGCTTGAAATGTGGTATGGATGGATACGTGTCGAAACCTTTCCAAGAGAAGACTCTGTACCAATCTGTTGCCAACTTCTTCGAATCCAAACCCGCCTCAGAATCCCCCTTTTCTTGA
- the LOC140880255 gene encoding histidine kinase 4 isoform X1, with translation MGEKKHGYRMVAVRVNEQLSVKNNFSFIYKASTPRILGLWIMLMLFFSKKIFDYMDAEQKVRRKEVLVSMCDQRARMLQDQFSVSVNHVHALAILVSTFHYYKNPSAIDQETFAAYTARTAFERPLLSGVAYAQRVMNTEREDFERRHGWTIRTMENEPSPVRDEYAPVIFSQETVSYIESLDMMSGEEDRENILRARATGKAVLTSPFRLLNSHHLGVVLTFPVYNSKLPWNPTVKERVESTAGYLGGAFDVESLVENLLGQLAGNQAIVVNVYDITNSSDPLIMYEHHSQDGDMHLKHISRLDFGDPFRKHEMICRYLQKAPTSRIALATAFFLFIIGFLVGYMIYGAGLHIVRVEDDFNKMQELKVRAEAADVAKSQFLATVSHEIRTPMNGILGMLALLLDTELSSTQRDYAQTAQACGDSLITLINEVLDRAKIEAGKLELEAVPFDVRLILDDVLSLFSEKCRQKGIELAVFVSEEVPEIVVGDPGRFRQVITNLVGNSVKFTEQGHIFVRVHLAEQSKYARDVKADTFFNGESECMGQARGRHFDTLSGYQAADDRSSWESYKHLKDEFQYDPSSNMMNDNAHQKVSLIVFVEDTGIGIPEQAQKRVFNPFMQADSSTSRNYGGTGIGLSISKCLVELMGGQMDFTSRLNVGSTFSFTVELQRREKSGVLDPKISLSDDLPTSFKGLRAVVVDGNPVRVAVTRYHLKRLGIRAEVVGSIRTAVTVSGTYGPLVSKNEKLPDMLLVEKDYWISSEEDGFSLLSNWRHNGYSRKFPAMILLATNMTIAESDKAKVAGFADTVIMKPLRASMVAACLQQVLGMGLKIHHGRDVSYCSGGLRSLLCGKKILVVDDNVVNRRVAAGALKKFGADVQCAESGQEALKWLQIPHKFDACFMDIQMPEMDGFEATRLIREMESKANMHMNGGCTMEGKTEWHMPILAMTADVIHATLDKCLKCGMDGYVSKPFQEKTLYQSVANFFESKPASESPFS, from the exons ATGGGCGAAAAGAAACACGGCTATCGCATGGTGGCTGTGAGGGTGAATGAACAATTGAGCGTAAAGAATAATTTTTCATTCATATATAAAGCCTCGACTCCGAGAATCTTGGGACTCTGGATCATGCTAATGTTGTTCTTTAGCAAAAAAATTTTTGATTACATGGATGCTGAGCAGAAAGTGAGAAGGAAAGAAGTGCTTGTGAGTATGTGTGATCAAAGGGCAAGAATGTTGCAGGATCAGTTTAGTGTTAGTGTTAACCATGTCCATGCCCTTGCAATACTTGTATCTACTTTCCACTACTACAAGAACCCTTCAGCAATTGATCAG GAAACTTTTGCTGCATACACAGCAAGAACTGCCTTTGAGAGGCCTTTGTTGAGTGGGGTTGCTTATGCCCAGAGGGTTATGAATACTGAGAGAGAAGACTTTGAAAGGCGACATGGGTGGACTATAAGAACAATGGAGAATGAGCCTTCGCCAGTTCGAGATGAATATGCACCTGTTATATTCTCGCAAGAAACTGTATCCTACATTGAATCACTTGATATGATGTCTGGGGAG GAGGACCGTGAAAACATACTGAGGGCACGGGCGACGGGCAAAGCAGTTCTTACTAGTCCATTCAGGTTGCTGAATTCTCATCATCTCGGGGTTGTTTTGACATTCCCAGTTTACAACTCCAAGCTTCCCTGGAATCCGACTGTCAAAGAACGTGTTGAATCAACTGCAGG TTACCTTGGTGGGGCCTTTGATGTCGAATCCCTAGTTGAAAATCTACTCGGGCAACTTGCTGGGAACCAGGCTATTGTGGTTAATGTATATGATATCACCAACTCTTCTGATCCTCTGATCATGTATGAACACCATTCGCAGGACGGCGATATGCACCTTAAGCACATCAGCAGACTTGACTTTGGGGATCCATTTCGTAAACATGAGATGATATGTCG GTATCTTCAGAAAGCTCCCACGTCGCGTATTGCACTTGCAACAgcattttttctttttattattggATTTCTTGTTGGATACATGATATATGGTGCAGGACTTCACATTGTTAGAGTCGAAGACGATTTCAATAAAATGCAAGAATTGAAAGTTCGAGCCGAAGCTGCTGATGTTGCCAAATCTCAG TTTCTCGCCACTGTTTCTCATGAGATAAGAACCCCAATGAATGGGATCCTTG GAATGCTTGCACTGCTGCTGGATACTGAACTTAGTTCAACTCAAAGGGACTATGCACAAACAGCTCAAGCATGTGGGGATTcattaattaccttgattaatgaAGTGCTTGACCGTGCAAAGATTGAAGCTGGCAAGCTAGAACTTGAGGCAGTCCCATTTGACGTGAGGTTGATTCTAGATGATGTTTTATCCTTATTTTCAGAGAAGTGTCGGCAGAAGGGTATTGAG TTGGCAGTATTTGTTTCAGAAGAAGTTCCTGAAATAGTTGTGGGAGATCCAGGAAGATTCAGGCAGGTGATCACCAATCTCGTGGGAAACTCTGTAAAA TTCACCGAGCAAGGGCATATATTTGTTAGAGTACATTTAGCTGAACAATCCAAATATGCAAGGGATGTGAAGGCCGACACCTTCTTTAATGGAGAGTCTGAATGTATGGGTCAAGCTCGTGGTCGACATTTTGACACCTTGAGTGGCTATCAAGCTGCTGATGATCGAAGCAGTTGGGAATCATATAAGCATTTAAAAGACGAGTTCCAGTATGATCCCTCCAGTAACATGATGAATGATAATGCGCATCAGAAAGTTTCTTTAATCGTTTTTGTTGAAGATACGGGGATTGGTATCCCTGAACAAGCACAAAAAAGAGTTTTCAATCCTTTCATGCAGGCAGACAGTTCAACTTCTCGAAATTATGGGGGAACAGGTATTGGATTGAGCATCAGTAAGTGCCTTGTTGAGTTGATGGGCGGTCAGATGGACTTCACTAGCCGTCTCAATGTTGGAAGCACGTTTTCGTTCACAGTTGAGTTACAAAGACGTGAGAAAAGTGGAGTTCTTGATCCAAAGATATCCCTTTCCGATGATTTACCCACTTCATTTAAAGGGTTGAGAGCTGTTGTCGTTGATGGGAACCCAGTAAGAGTTGCTGTCACACGGTACCACCTCAAGAGACTTGGAATTCGGGCTGAAGTTGTGGGTAGCATCAGGACGGCTGTTACTGTATCTGGCACATACGGTCCTCTTGTTTCTAA AAATGAAAAGCTTCCAGATATGCTTCTAGTTGAAAAAGATTATTGGATTTCAAGTGAAGAAGATGGCTTTTCATTGTTATCAAACTGGAGACACAATGGTTACTCGCGTAAGTTTCCAGCTATGATCCTTCTTGCAACCAACATGACAATTGCGGAGTCTGATAAAGCCAAGGTGGCTGGCTTTGCCGATACTGTGATCATGAAACCACTCAGAGCAAGTATGGTCGCGGCATGCCTCCAACAGGTACTGGGAATGGGCCTGAAAATTCATCATGGAAGAGATGTCTCCTACTGCTCTGGTGGCCTTCGTAGCTTGTTGTGTGGCAAGAAGATACTGGTGGTCGACGATAATGTTGTGAACCGGAGAGTTGCTGCCGGTGCGCTCAAAAAATTCGGGGCCGACGTGCAGTGTGCTGAGAGTGGCCAAGAGGCTCTTAAATGGCTTCAGATACCACATAAGTTTGATGCCTGCTTCATGGATATTCAGATGCCTGAAATGGACGG GTTCGAGGCTACCCGTCTTATTCGAGAGATGGAGAGCAAAGCAAATATGCATATGAATGGAGGATGCACGATGGAAGGAAAAACAGAGTGGCACATGCCAATACTGGCCATGACAGCTGATGTTATTCACGCGACTTTAGACAAATGCTTGAAATGTGGTATGGATGGATACGTGTCGAAACCTTTCCAAGAGAAGACTCTGTACCAATCTGTTGCCAACTTCTTCGAATCCAAACCCGCCTCAGAATCCCCCTTTTCTTGA